The genomic DNA CGAGTCAGACGCCGACGTCGTGCTCGTCCACGACGCGGCCCGCCCGTTCCTGCCGCGCGCGGTCGGCGAGCGCGTGCTGGCCGCCGCCCGTGCTGCTGGCGCCGCCAGCGCCTGCTTGCGCGTCACCGACACGGTCGTCGACGTGGCGGACGGTCGGGCCTTGCCGCGCGACGAGCTGCGGCGCGTCCAGACGCCCCAGGCCTTCGCGCGTGAGCTCCTCGCGCGCGCGCATGCCGCCGCTGTCGCCGACGGGGTCGAGGCGACCGACGACGCCGCCCTCGTGACGCGACTCGGGGTGGCCGTAGCGTGGGTTGAGGGGAGCCAGCTCCTCCACAAGCTGACGACCCCGGAGGACTTGGAGCTGGGGCTGGCCCTGCTCGACCTGTGGCGCTCCCGGCGCGGTGGCCAGGCATGACGGAAGCCGCTCACCAGGCGGACGCGT from Trueperaceae bacterium includes the following:
- a CDS encoding 2-C-methyl-D-erythritol 4-phosphate cytidylyltransferase, which codes for MGRVTPSDAIRTTGLVAAAGGGTRMGLGPKAFVRLGDATLLELAVANVRAVVDDVVVAVPLPLLAEAGRLLGPSVRLVPGGASRQATVRAMLAESDADVVLVHDAARPFLPRAVGERVLAAARAAGAASACLRVTDTVVDVADGRALPRDELRRVQTPQAFARELLARAHAAAVADGVEATDDAALVTRLGVAVAWVEGSQLLHKLTTPEDLELGLALLDLWRSRRGGQA